The Medicago truncatula cultivar Jemalong A17 chromosome 7, MtrunA17r5.0-ANR, whole genome shotgun sequence genome includes the window TTAGTAGTTTATAacttaagacaaaaaaaaatacataaaaaaaaaaaaaaggataaatatagattttaattttcaacCCGACGGGTCCCGCTCTACTTAACGTAAAAATTAGGTTAAACAGGTTGATCCGAGGATCCAAGCCACTTTGCaatcactatatatatatatagcttgtTTTAAACTCCCTCGCAAAACTCACTCTTTTcatcattcaatattttttttttttttgcatgtcaCTTTTATTCTGGCATCACGTTTGATTGCTTTATCGCGAAATCTCAATTTCTTCGCTTTCCCCTCATCAATCAGTGCCAAAGGTAAACCCTAGAAATCCCCTTTTTTATTCCGCCTAGCTTCTCTTAGTtttttccctaatttttttcaatgCTTGTAGATGAATACGCTATGGTAGTTGATCGTGAAGAATTGGAATGTCGTGGCATGGatcatgaagatgaagaagaagacgaGGGTATGGATGGACttttaatttgattgatttCGACTTTATGGATTGGTATACTTATTTGTTTGTTCTTAGTAGTTGTTGTGTTTtggggattttttttcttcagaaaattagggttttcttATTTGATGCTGTGCTGATAttcctttttctctcatttCAGAAGGgaaaaatgaatatgaaaagGATGGATTTGTAGTTGAtgacattgaagaagaagaagaagaggagcaGGAAAGGGACCAAGAAGAGCGTcagaagaagaacaaaaaaaggACAACAAAGGAGGAGTATGTCCTTGACGATGATGATTACGAGTTGCTGGAGGACAATAATATCAATGTTCACCGTCCAAAGACCAAAAAGTTCAAGCGACTCAAGAAGGGTTCCGATAATGAGGAACAAGAGTTTTCCGGAAGTGGGCGAACTGCTGATGATGAAGGTATGTGCCAATTGTGGTTTGTGTTCTTGGTTTGTAATTTTTCTCCAAAGAACGACTATAAgaaataatttgatttgaatatgttgcttaattttttaatatgaaattacttaaacaaatttagcattaaatttattttgaaatgcatTGTTGAAATTGTATGCTGAAAAATACATCAAAAAACAAACATGCTTTTTAGGAACCCATCTTCAAGACATTGCTGAAGAGGAGGAGGATGCTTACACTGGAGATGAAATGGCCGACTTCATTGTGGATGAAGAAGAAGTTGATCAGAACGGAGCCCCTGTGAGGTATTTTAAATGCACACTTTGTTCTTTTTATCattaagaatattattatttgatctGATGTTCTGTTACTGCAATTCTATTCAGGAATAAGAAGCCGAAGTGTGTAAAAAGGCCTATCTCTTCCTCAGCTTTAGCAGAAGCCCAAGAAATAATTGGAAATGTCGATGAGTTGCTCGAGGCTCGCAATCAAACTCGAGAAAAGAATGATAATAGAGAGACTAGGCTTGAAGATGAATTTGAGCCTATTGTTCTTTCTGAGAAATACATGACAGAGAGGGATGGCAGGATTAGGGAGCTCGATATTCCAGAGAGAATGCAGGTCTTCTGAGATTTCTGTGAAATAAGATGAATATTTCCTAATTAATTAGGTGCATTCTTGTATGAtgacttatttttttccttGTAGATATCGGAGGAGAGTACTGGTGCTCATTCACTGGATGGAAGTAGTATAGATGAAGAGAGTCAGTGGatagttaaacaacttaaacatgGGGCAATCCCTTGGATTCGCAAGAAAGATTCCAGTTCCCAAAATAAAGAGGAGCTACCAATTGACCAGGATGATATTGCCAGATTTTTGGAACTGCACCACCACCACGTGCAAAAATTAGATGTCAGTAGTATTATCTGATCCCTGAGATTTGCATCTGTAGTTTACATTACCCTTATTTTCCTAATATGGagtttttttgtcttttagatTCCTTTAATTGCCATGTATCGGAAGGAGAAGTGTTCAAGCTTATTGAAAGACCTAGAGCAACCTGAAGCTGGTGATGATAATTGGGATAAAAATATCAAGACTCCTATTCTAAAATGGCACAAGGTCTGTTATGACTTATTTTTGTgccttttattttgttaatttattgtttaatagCGATAACATCTAAAAACTCTGCAAATTGATCTCCTGTGCATTGTTTAGATACTTTGGGCTCTACAGGACCTGGACAGGAAGTGGTTGCTTCTTCAGAAGCGGAAGAGTGCCCTTCAGTTATACTACAATAATCGGTTTGAAGAAGAGTCTCATTGTGTATATGATGAGAAAAGACTAAACTTGAATAGGCTATTATTTGAATCAGTTATGAGATCATTGAAGGAGGCAGAatcagagagggaggttgacgATGTTGACTCCAAGTTCAACTTACATTTTCCACCAGGTGAAGCTGGTGTTGATGGACAGTACAAAAGGCCAAAAAGGAAGTCAATGTATAGCACTTTCAGTAAGGCAGGTCTGTGGGAGGTTGCAAGCAGATTTGGGTGTAGTTCTGAGCAACTCGGATTATGTCTATCTCTAGTTCAGCTGGTAAGTACGCTTGAATTTAAAACTGCTCTTTGTTTTGACCATCAACTGAAGGTTTTGTATTGTCTGCCCTCTTCTACAGCAAGAGTTGGAAGATCCAAAAGAAACACCAGAAGAGGTGGCTTCTAACTTCACTTGTGCTATGTACGATACTCTCGAAGAAGCACTTAAATGTGCTAGGCACATGGTATGTATCTGTAACTTTGTTCATAATCATTAAAATGTGTCCTTTGTTTGATTATATGGTTATTTTGTTCCACGCAGCTGTTGAGATAAGTTGTGAGTCTAGCATAAAGAAATATGTCCGGAGCTACTTTATTGGTGTCAACCTCTCCAACTGCCGATGGAAATATAACCATAGATTCGTTACATCAGTTTTCTGGGCTGAAGTGGCTGCGAGAGAAGCCCTTGTCTAAATTTGAGGATGCCCAATGGCTCCTTATACAGAAGGCAGAAGAGGAAAAACTCATTCAAGTCACTATCAAGCTTCCTGAAGAGTATCTTAATAAGTTGACAGAACAATTCAGTGAGCTTTATATTAGTGAGTGTTAGCAGATCTGCTCAACTGTGGAATGAACAGAGGAAGCTGATACTGCACGATGCATTTTTTCGATTTCTTTTACCATCAATGGAAAAAGAAGCAAGAGGCATCTTAGGAAACAAAGCAAAGCATTGGGTACGTATGGAATATGGGAAAGCCTTCTGGAATAAGGTTTCTGTCAGGCCTTATCAACAGAAGGAAAATGATCATAGTTCGGATGATGAAGCTGCTACTAGGGTTATGGCCTGCTCTTGGGGCCCTGGAAATCCACAAACAACTTTTGTTATGTTAGATTCATCAGGAGAAGTTCAAGATGTGCTATACACTGGGTCACTTACTTTAAAATCGCAGAATCCCAATGACCAACAAAGGAAGAAGAATGACCAAGAACGTGTATTGAAGTTTATAACCGATCACCAACCGCATGTTATTGTTTTAGGAGCAGCTAACTTGTCTTGCACTAGTGTAGAAAAGTCAAATGATATTATCGGTCATTATTAGAATATATTATGCCATTATTAGTCATGATAAGACATTATTTGTCATTATGTTTATTGTAAttcctttttatatataaacagtCTTGGactgaagaaataaaataagaaagaatcaTTCCTCTAAACTCTTATATGATTTCTTATATGTTTTTcattatggtatcagagccttaTGGTTCGATTAGGGTTAGCAGCTTGCAAATAGTTAACTGCAAGTCTTAATCTTTTGCGATCCCTCAAAATCGCAATTTTTTTCGTCTCTCTAATGGCTCATCACAATCCATGGAAGACGACAACAACCATTCCTGACCTGACGCTGAAAACAGCTTTTATGACCACCACAAGTAGCGGCGGTCCAACTCAAGAATCAGAAACGGCAAACAATGGTAGCGGCCCCATACCGATTGTCACCAACAACAACGGCAGCACCACTACTGGTAGCGGTGGTTCTGGTGGAGGTGGCCCTGGTGGTGGTGGCGGCCCTGGCGGTGGCAGTTTTGGCGGCGGCGGTCCTTATGGCAACAATGATGGTTATTCTAATATCCTCAAGTTTGAAGTTCAGCGCCTTGATGGAAAAAATTACATGGAGTGGTCCCAAACCGTAAGACTAATATTAGACGGTAAGGGAAAACTTGGCTTCATCACAGGGGAAATCCAAATGCCTTCAACAACAGATCCGAATTACAGATTTTGGAAGTCTGAGAATTCAACAATTATTGCTTGGCTGCTGAGCACTATGGAGTCAACAATTAAGAAGCCCTATATGTTCTTGCCAACCGCAAAGAATGTTTGGGATGCTGTCAAAGCCACATATTCTGATATTCAGAATTCTTCTCGAATTTTTGATCTCAAATCACGATTGTGGCAAGCCAAACAGAGTGACAGGGATGTGACCACTTATTATAATGAGTTAATGGCGTTATGGCAGGAATTAGATTTATGCTATGATGATAATTGGAGGTGCACTGAAGACAGTGTTTTGTTTCTCAAGAGACAAGAGAATGACCGAGTATTTGTGTTATTGGCTGGTCTTAATAATTGTCTTGATGAAGTCCGAGGCAGAATACTTGGAAGAATCCCATTACCAACACTTCAGGAAACTTTCTCAGAAGTTAGAAGAGAAGAAGCTCGACAAAGTGTTATGATGGGTAAGTCGGCTTCTATTACCGAAAGCTCAGCTTTGGTTACCAAGGgtaatgaagaaggaaaaagagaTGGAAAGAAACCATTCTGCGACCATTGTAACCGTCAATGGCACACCCGTGATACATGCTGGAAGCTTCATGGTAAACCTCCAAACTGGAAGAAAAAGGGAGGAAAGGAAGGTCGTGCTCTCCAGGCAACTACTTCTGATCAGGAGCATCAATCTTCTTCAAGTTCATTTCCTTTCACCAAGGAACAATTAGACCAACTGTACAAGATGTTTGGGTCTCAAACTCCTTCTTGCTCTATAGCTCAGATAGGTAATTTCCCCAATACTGCTCTTGTTAGTGTCAAACCCAGTCCCACTTGGATTATTGATTCGGGTGCTACGGATCATATGACTGGGGAGTCGAGTTTGTTTGCGTCTTATAGTCCATGTGCAGGTAACcacaaaattaaaattgcagATGGCTCTCTTTCAGCCATTGCAGGGAAAGGTTCTGTCATTCTGTCACCTTTGTTAACCTTGAAAAATGTCTTACATGTTCCTAAATTGTCATATAATCTATTATCAGTTACCAAGTTAACAGAGGACACAAACTGTCAAGCTAACTTTTTTCATTCTCATTGTATATTTAAGGATTTGAACACGGGGAAGATGATTGGCAGTGCTAAAAAGAGTGGAGGACTCTACTACCTTGACAATGGACCCGACTTCAAGGATCAACCTCAACAAATAAGTACCTGCTTTGAATCTAGCTTTGTTCTTTCTAATAATGATGACATTATGTTATGGCATTTAAGGCTAGGACATCCTAGTTTTTCGTATTTGAAACACTTGTTCCCTAAATTATTTTCTAAGAAGGATCCTACTTTATTTCACTGTGAAACTTGTGAATTTGCTAAACATCATCGTTCATCTTTTTCTACACAACCATATAAACATTCAAAGCCTTTTGCAGTTATTCACAGTGATGTTTGGGGTCCTAATAAAATAAGCactttgtcaaataaaaaatggtttataACTTTTATCGATGATCATACTAGAATTTGTTGGGtttatttgttaaaagaaaaatcagaagtTGGACAAACTGTTAAAAACTTCTATAAAATGGTGCAGACCCAATATCAAACAAATGTTCAAGTCTTCAGAAGTGACAATGGTACAGAATATTTTAATATGGTTTTGTCCGATTTTTTCCATGAAAATGGGGTTATTCATCAAAGTTCTTGTGTTAATACACCCCAACAAAATGGAATCGCAGAGAGAAAAAATAGGCACCTTCTAGAGGTTGCAAGAGCTTTACTCTTTACTAACAAGGTTTCAAAATATTTGTGGGGTGATGCTGTTTTGACTgcttcatatttaattaatcgTATGCCGTCTAAAGTTTTAGATTTCAAAACCCCTCttgatattttcaaaaaatattttcctctGACACGCGTGTCTGCCGAATTACCACTAAAAGTTTTTGGTTGCACTGCTTTTGTTCATGAACATAAACATATCGGCAAACTCGAGCCACGAGCAATCAAATGTGTTTTTATTGGTTACTCTCCAACTCAAAAGGGGTATAAGTGTTTTgacccaaaaacaaaaaaagtttttgtaaCCATGGATGTTACTTTTGTTGAGAATCAATCCTTTTTTGATAACATTCATCTTCAAGGGGGGGACTTGAAGGAAgattctttttttgacaatattattACTATAAGTGATGTAGTGCTGTCACAAAATTCTGAGACTAACATTGGTGCACCAAAAGAAAATGCCCAAGAATCGATAATGGAACTCAATCCGCTTGTGAATGAGGTACCTACGAATTCTggggcaacattttcaaatcaaaacCATAATGAACAAATTCTTGATATCGATAGTAATGAGGAAGAGCCTGAAATGCCACAACAAAATGACtcaaataaagaaacaaaaaacaggTTCAATAGCAGTGATCCTATTTGGAAGGGAAATGTCTATGAAAGAAGGGACCATAAAAGGGGAGATGAAGGACCCATTCTCCAGCCCTGCCAAGAATCTGAACCAAGAAATGATCCTaatcatcatccaaatcctgGTAAGTCTTCTATTCCTAAGTGTCGTGGTAAGTCTTCTTCTATTACTACAAGTGATGATCCTGATTTACATATACCTATAGCAATTAGGAAACCGGTTAGATCATGTACCAAACATCCGATGGCTAAATTTGTGTCATACTCAAATTTGTCTTCTTCATTTGCTGCGTTTACCTCTCAGTTGTCTACTGTAGAAATTCCCAAAAATGTACAGGAGGCTCTAAAAATTCCAAAGTGGAAGGAAGCTGTTCTAGAGGAGATGAGAGCTCTTGAAAAGAATAAAACTTGGAAAATCATGACTTTACCTGCAGGGAAAAATACCGTCGGCTGTAAGTGGGTCTTTACGGTAAAGTATAACTCTGACAACACAGTTGAAAGATACAAGGCACGCTTGGTTGCTAAAGGATTTACTCAGGCATATGGCATAGACTACTCAGAGACTTTTGCTCCTGTTGCCAAATTAAACACTGTCAGAGTTCTCTTGTCCTTGGCAGTGAATTTAGATTGGCCTCTTAACCAACTTGATGTAAAAAATGCTTTTCTCAATGGTGATTTGCAGGAAGAAGTTTACATGGATAGTCCTCCGGGCTTTGAGGACAAGTTTGGGTTAAATGTGTGTAAATTGCAAAAGTCTTTATATGGTCTCAAGCAATCTCCAAGGGCTTGGTTCGAAAAATTCACTTGGTCTGTTAAAAAACAAGGATATATGCAGGCTCAATCAGATCATACCTTATTCATGCGATTTTCCAATGATGGTAAGATTGCCATTCTAATTGTTTATGTGGATGATATCATTCTCACAGGAGATGACATAGTTGAGATGGatagattgaagaaaaatttggCAAAAGAGTTTGAGATAAAGGACTTAGGTGCACTTAAATACTTTCTCGGTATGGAGGTTGCGCGTTCAAGAAAGGGAATTGTAGTTTCTCAGAGAAAATACATCCTAGACCTCTTGGAGGAAACTGGGATGAGTGGGTGTAGACCAGCAGATACTCCTATGGAACTAAATGCAAAACTCTGGGAGAAAGGTAATGTTCCTGTTGACATTGGACGATACCAGAGATTAGTTGGTAAGCTTATTTATTTAGCTCACACGAGACCTGATATTGCTTTCTCCGTGAGTGTTGTCAGCCAATTCATGCATTCTCCCTATGAAGAACATCTGGAGGCAGTTTACCGAATCTTAAGGTACCTGAAATCCAACCCCGGAAAAGGCTTGTACTTCAAGAAAACCAATGACAGAGATGTCTCTATATTTACAGATGCAGATTGGGCAGGATCAGTTATTGACAGGAAATCCACTACTGGATATTGCGCCTATGTCTGGGG containing:
- the LOC11426983 gene encoding LOW QUALITY PROTEIN: transcription elongation factor SPT6 homolog (The sequence of the model RefSeq protein was modified relative to this genomic sequence to represent the inferred CDS: inserted 4 bases in 2 codons), producing MVVDREELECRGMDHEDEEEDEEGKNEYEKDGFVVDDIEEEEEEEQERDQEERQKKNKKRTTKEEYVLDDDDYELLEDNNINVHRPKTKKFKRLKKGSDNEEQEFSGSGRTADDEGMCQLWFVFLVCNFSPKNDYKKLKLYAEKYIKKQTCFLGTHLQDIAEEEEDAYTGDEMADFIVDEEEVDQNGAPVRNKKPKCVKRPISSSALAEAQEIIGNVDELLEARNQTREKNDNRETRLEDEFEPIVLSEKYMTERDGRIRELDIPERMQISEESTGAHSLDGSSIDEESQWIVKQLKHGAIPWIRKKDSSSQNKEELPIDQDDIARFLELHHHHVQKLDIPLIAMYRKEKCSSLLKDLEQPEAGDDNWDKNIKTPILKWHKILWALQDLDRKWLLLQKRKSALQLYYNNRFEEESHCVYDEKRLNLNRLLFESVMRSLKEAESEREVDDVDSKFNLHFPPGEAGVDGQYKRPKRKSMYSTFSKAGLWEVASRFGCSSEQLGLCLSLVQLQELEDPKETPEEVASNFTCAMYDTLEEALKCARHMVSVEISCESSIKKYVRSYFXLVSTSPTADGNITIDSLHQFSGLKWLREKPLSKFEDAQWLLIQKAEEEKLIQVTIKLPEEYLNKLTEQFSELYIXVSVSRSAQLWNEQRKLILHDAFFRFLLPSMEKEARGILGNKAKHWVRMEYGKAFWNKVSVRPYQQKENDHSSDDEAATRVMACSWGPGNPQTTFVMLDSSGEVQDVLYTGSLTLKSQNPNDQQRKKNDQERVLKFITDHQPHVIVLGAANLSCTRLAEEIYEVIFKMVEENPGDVGHEMDGLSVVYGDEALPRLYENSRISSEQLPSQKLGIVRRAVALGRYLQNPLAMVATLCGPRKEILSWKLSPLESFLNPDDKFGMIEQVMVDVTNQAGLDINLAISHEWLFAPLQFISGLGPWKAASLQRSLVRAGAIFTRKDFLTEHKLGNKVFLNAVGFLRVRRSGLAASSSQFIDFLDDTRIHPESYILAQELARAVYEEDDTADANDDDDALEMAIEHARDRPSYLKNLDVEEYARDNRRQDKIETFYDIKRELIQSFEDWRKQYEEPSQDEEFYMISGETEETLAEGKMVQVTVCRVQAQKAICGLESGMTGILMKEDYTDEWRDLNELSDRLHEGDLLTCKIKSIQKNRYQVLLVCKDSEMRSDRLQNNQDLDPNYHEDQSSLLREQDKTRKEKEGAKKHFKQRMIVHPRFQNITADEAMEFLSDKGPGESIFHPSSHGPSYLTLTLKIHDGVYAHKEIVEGGKEHKDITSLLRIGKTLKIGEDTFEDLDEVMDRYLDPLVTRLKTMLNYRKFRTGTKREVDELLKSEKGLHPMQIVYSFGVSHEHPGGFILTYIRSTNPHHEYVGLDTKGFRFRNRMFEDIDQLVAYFQRHC